A window of the Lactuca sativa cultivar Salinas chromosome 7, Lsat_Salinas_v11, whole genome shotgun sequence genome harbors these coding sequences:
- the LOC111884675 gene encoding putative E3 ubiquitin-protein ligase RING1a isoform X2: MPIQKHSDDSLSGDEDDVELQRTNQNISGESEEDDVEQEGEESDDDGSPSSSSSDKDEFVYVKLADVRKEVQCPICLGIIRKTRKVMECLHRFCRECIDKSMRLGNNECPACRAHCASRRSLRDDPNYDALIALLYPDIDKYEEEELAFHEEEKARNKQIQASIAQTSRRQLEALGKKRATAKATATAFMRRSQSNPRNLRGRKRQKSTEPQVSENDLDADNDNGDKYSSSTDEPEPSTEVKLKRYKRWSGGQSSGGNGICDAISNERDGIRKNGPEILAWGRGGMRSHTRHGGQSSGGGKIGRNGHISKLIDHLQKLPRNDDKLEIHLKLISLDEQNMPNLKTIFVCCKSTMSTTNISQFVAHENNMQANEIELLLVKGDDSEHNLSPLEEHQILLDLVKTSSQNNLTIGYRKKLVVG; encoded by the exons ATGCCTATTCAAAAGCATTCGGATGATTCTCTGTCCGGAGATGAGGATGATGTTGAGCTGCAACGTACTAATCAGAATATTTCCGGAGAATCCGAAGAAGACGACGTAGAACAAGAGGGAGAAG AGTCGGATGACGATGGAAGCCCTTCCTCTAGTAGCAGCGACAAAGACGA ATTTGTTTATGTAAAATTGGCTGATGTTCGCAAGGAAGTGCAGTGCCCAATTTGTTTAG GTATAATTCGGAAGACCAGAAAGGTTATGGAATGTCTTCACCGGTTTTGTAGAGAGTGCATTGACAAATCCATGAGACTTGG GAACAATGAATGCCCTGCATGTCGTGCTCACTGTGCAAGTCGCCGATCTTTGAGAGATGATCCTAATTATGATGCCTTGATTGCACTCTTGTATCCTGACATTGATAAATATGAGGAAGAG GAATTGGCCTTTCATGAAGAGGAAAAAGCTCGGAATAAACAG ATCCAAGCATCCATAGCCCAAACTTCTCGGCGCCAGCTGGAAGCATTAGGAAAAAAACGTGCAACTGCTAAAGCGACAGCCACCGCCTTCATGAGAAGGTCACAGTCAAACCCTAGAAATCTGAGGGGAAGAAAAAGACAAAAATCCACCGAACCCCAAGTTTCCGAAAACGACCTCGATGCTGATAATGATAATGGAGACAAATATTCATCATCTACAGATGAGCCTGAGCcctcaacagaagtcaaactcaaaaggtaCAAAAGATGGTCAGGAGGTCAATCAAGTGGCGGGAATGGAATCTGTGATGCCATTTCCAATGAGAGAGATGGAATTAGAAAAAATGGTCCAGAGATTTTGGCATGGGGTAGGGGTGGAATGCGGAGTCATACGCGACATGGTGGTCAAAGTAGTGGTGGTGGTAAAATTGGGAGGAATGGTCATATCTCAAAGCTGATTGATCATCTTCAAAAGTTGCCAAGAAATGATGATAAG CTGGAAATTCATTTGAAGCTCATATCATTGGATGAGCAAAATATGCCCAATTTGAAGACTATATTTGTTTGCTGCAAGTCCACCATGTCAACTACAAACATCTCTCAG TTTGTTGCTCATGAGAACAATATGCAAGCCAATGAAATCGAGTTATTGCTTGTGAAAGGAGATGATTCAGAACACAATCTTTCACCATTGGAAGAACATCAAATCTTGTTAGATCTTGTCAAAACTTCAAGCCAAAACAATCTG ACAATAGGTTACAGGAAGAAGTTGGTTGTTGGGTAA
- the LOC111884675 gene encoding putative E3 ubiquitin-protein ligase RING1a isoform X3 → MPIQKHSDDSLSGDEDDVELQRTNQNISGESEEDDVEQEGEAESDDDGSPSSSSSDKDEFVYVKLADVRKEVQCPICLGIIRKTRKVMECLHRFCRECIDKSMRLGNNECPACRAHCASRRSLRDDPNYDALIALLYPDIDKYEEEELAFHEEEKARNKQIQASIAQTSRRQLEALGKKRATAKATATAFMRRSQSNPRNLRGRKRQKSTEPQVSENDLDADNDNGDKYSSSTDEPEPSTEVKLKRYKRWSGGQSSGGNGICDAISNERDGIRKNGPEILAWGRGGMRSHTRHGGQSSGGGKIGRNGHISKLIDHLQKLPRNDDKLEIHLKLISLDEQNMPNLKTIFVCCKSTMSTTNISQTIGYRKKLVVG, encoded by the exons ATGCCTATTCAAAAGCATTCGGATGATTCTCTGTCCGGAGATGAGGATGATGTTGAGCTGCAACGTACTAATCAGAATATTTCCGGAGAATCCGAAGAAGACGACGTAGAACAAGAGGGAGAAG CAGAGTCGGATGACGATGGAAGCCCTTCCTCTAGTAGCAGCGACAAAGACGA ATTTGTTTATGTAAAATTGGCTGATGTTCGCAAGGAAGTGCAGTGCCCAATTTGTTTAG GTATAATTCGGAAGACCAGAAAGGTTATGGAATGTCTTCACCGGTTTTGTAGAGAGTGCATTGACAAATCCATGAGACTTGG GAACAATGAATGCCCTGCATGTCGTGCTCACTGTGCAAGTCGCCGATCTTTGAGAGATGATCCTAATTATGATGCCTTGATTGCACTCTTGTATCCTGACATTGATAAATATGAGGAAGAG GAATTGGCCTTTCATGAAGAGGAAAAAGCTCGGAATAAACAG ATCCAAGCATCCATAGCCCAAACTTCTCGGCGCCAGCTGGAAGCATTAGGAAAAAAACGTGCAACTGCTAAAGCGACAGCCACCGCCTTCATGAGAAGGTCACAGTCAAACCCTAGAAATCTGAGGGGAAGAAAAAGACAAAAATCCACCGAACCCCAAGTTTCCGAAAACGACCTCGATGCTGATAATGATAATGGAGACAAATATTCATCATCTACAGATGAGCCTGAGCcctcaacagaagtcaaactcaaaaggtaCAAAAGATGGTCAGGAGGTCAATCAAGTGGCGGGAATGGAATCTGTGATGCCATTTCCAATGAGAGAGATGGAATTAGAAAAAATGGTCCAGAGATTTTGGCATGGGGTAGGGGTGGAATGCGGAGTCATACGCGACATGGTGGTCAAAGTAGTGGTGGTGGTAAAATTGGGAGGAATGGTCATATCTCAAAGCTGATTGATCATCTTCAAAAGTTGCCAAGAAATGATGATAAG CTGGAAATTCATTTGAAGCTCATATCATTGGATGAGCAAAATATGCCCAATTTGAAGACTATATTTGTTTGCTGCAAGTCCACCATGTCAACTACAAACATCTCTCAG ACAATAGGTTACAGGAAGAAGTTGGTTGTTGGGTAA
- the LOC111884678 gene encoding uncharacterized protein LOC111884678 has product MLLMVYNGGLVNDICNERTKQKEILRSLLRVVVSAQSKSTLIPTSIAALNSKSSQLTSSRAFAAKKSKSSGAKAGNKKAQPKSKSDVKTKSKQDEAVGSSVDDAVHDLISDERNRRRLLDEDNISKILGRNWRRCCRRDYQLEWRRSLMSQ; this is encoded by the exons ATGTTGTTAATGGTTTACAATGGTGGTTTGGTAAATGACATTTGCAACGAACGCACAAAGCAAAAAG AAATATTGCGTTCGCTTCTCCGAGTAGTCGTCTCTGCACAGTCGAAATCAACTCTCATCCCGACCTCCATTGCAGCATTGAATTCGAAATCTTCTCAGTTGACATCTTCCAGAGCCTTCGCGGCAAAGAAATCCAAATCCTCGGGTGCAAAGGCGGGCAATAAGAAAGCTCAGCCTAAATCCAAATCCGATGTGAAAACAAAGTCGAAACAGGATGAGGCTGTTGGTTCCTCCGTCGATGATGCAGTTCATGATCTCATCTCGGACGAAAGAAACCGGAGGCGCCTCCTCGATGAAGATAACATTTCGAAAATCT TAGGAAGAAACTGGAGGAGGTGCTGCCGGAGGGATTACCAGTTGGAATGGAGAAGGAGTTTGATGAGTCAATAA
- the LOC111884675 gene encoding putative E3 ubiquitin-protein ligase RING1a isoform X1, protein MPIQKHSDDSLSGDEDDVELQRTNQNISGESEEDDVEQEGEAESDDDGSPSSSSSDKDEFVYVKLADVRKEVQCPICLGIIRKTRKVMECLHRFCRECIDKSMRLGNNECPACRAHCASRRSLRDDPNYDALIALLYPDIDKYEEEELAFHEEEKARNKQIQASIAQTSRRQLEALGKKRATAKATATAFMRRSQSNPRNLRGRKRQKSTEPQVSENDLDADNDNGDKYSSSTDEPEPSTEVKLKRYKRWSGGQSSGGNGICDAISNERDGIRKNGPEILAWGRGGMRSHTRHGGQSSGGGKIGRNGHISKLIDHLQKLPRNDDKLEIHLKLISLDEQNMPNLKTIFVCCKSTMSTTNISQFVAHENNMQANEIELLLVKGDDSEHNLSPLEEHQILLDLVKTSSQNNLTIGYRKKLVVG, encoded by the exons ATGCCTATTCAAAAGCATTCGGATGATTCTCTGTCCGGAGATGAGGATGATGTTGAGCTGCAACGTACTAATCAGAATATTTCCGGAGAATCCGAAGAAGACGACGTAGAACAAGAGGGAGAAG CAGAGTCGGATGACGATGGAAGCCCTTCCTCTAGTAGCAGCGACAAAGACGA ATTTGTTTATGTAAAATTGGCTGATGTTCGCAAGGAAGTGCAGTGCCCAATTTGTTTAG GTATAATTCGGAAGACCAGAAAGGTTATGGAATGTCTTCACCGGTTTTGTAGAGAGTGCATTGACAAATCCATGAGACTTGG GAACAATGAATGCCCTGCATGTCGTGCTCACTGTGCAAGTCGCCGATCTTTGAGAGATGATCCTAATTATGATGCCTTGATTGCACTCTTGTATCCTGACATTGATAAATATGAGGAAGAG GAATTGGCCTTTCATGAAGAGGAAAAAGCTCGGAATAAACAG ATCCAAGCATCCATAGCCCAAACTTCTCGGCGCCAGCTGGAAGCATTAGGAAAAAAACGTGCAACTGCTAAAGCGACAGCCACCGCCTTCATGAGAAGGTCACAGTCAAACCCTAGAAATCTGAGGGGAAGAAAAAGACAAAAATCCACCGAACCCCAAGTTTCCGAAAACGACCTCGATGCTGATAATGATAATGGAGACAAATATTCATCATCTACAGATGAGCCTGAGCcctcaacagaagtcaaactcaaaaggtaCAAAAGATGGTCAGGAGGTCAATCAAGTGGCGGGAATGGAATCTGTGATGCCATTTCCAATGAGAGAGATGGAATTAGAAAAAATGGTCCAGAGATTTTGGCATGGGGTAGGGGTGGAATGCGGAGTCATACGCGACATGGTGGTCAAAGTAGTGGTGGTGGTAAAATTGGGAGGAATGGTCATATCTCAAAGCTGATTGATCATCTTCAAAAGTTGCCAAGAAATGATGATAAG CTGGAAATTCATTTGAAGCTCATATCATTGGATGAGCAAAATATGCCCAATTTGAAGACTATATTTGTTTGCTGCAAGTCCACCATGTCAACTACAAACATCTCTCAG TTTGTTGCTCATGAGAACAATATGCAAGCCAATGAAATCGAGTTATTGCTTGTGAAAGGAGATGATTCAGAACACAATCTTTCACCATTGGAAGAACATCAAATCTTGTTAGATCTTGTCAAAACTTCAAGCCAAAACAATCTG ACAATAGGTTACAGGAAGAAGTTGGTTGTTGGGTAA